A genomic region of bacterium contains the following coding sequences:
- a CDS encoding DUF4412 domain-containing protein, producing the protein MKHRLRIVFLTLLVLACARLAQADIYIKESEHSDAIVIMGQTHPAKELIKTTWMTRDKVRRDDPETSIILRMDKGLLYILRHPQKSYMEIPLNFATATEQPAVDLGIQATVTPAGEKKKIGKWNCSKSILKLDMGGMGFAITSEIWATEDIKIDPALYAKFTSALMAANPMLASSLHTMIEEMQKIKGVHVLNQTSIQMMGQTIKTSTTLIEFKEGKAPDGIFELPADYKKQSMMGDMN; encoded by the coding sequence ATGAAACACCGGCTCCGCATCGTGTTCCTCACCTTGCTTGTTCTGGCGTGCGCCCGGCTGGCGCAGGCGGATATCTATATCAAGGAATCTGAACATTCGGATGCCATCGTCATTATGGGGCAAACCCATCCGGCCAAAGAGCTCATCAAGACGACCTGGATGACCCGCGACAAGGTGCGCCGCGATGATCCGGAGACCTCGATCATTCTGCGCATGGACAAGGGCCTCCTCTATATCCTGCGGCATCCGCAAAAGAGTTATATGGAAATTCCCCTCAATTTCGCCACCGCAACCGAACAGCCGGCGGTGGATCTCGGAATCCAGGCAACCGTCACCCCTGCTGGAGAGAAAAAAAAGATCGGCAAATGGAACTGCAGTAAATCTATCCTCAAGCTGGATATGGGCGGCATGGGCTTTGCGATTACAAGCGAGATCTGGGCCACGGAGGACATCAAGATCGATCCCGCGCTGTACGCCAAATTCACCAGTGCCCTTATGGCCGCCAACCCCATGCTCGCCTCCAGCCTGCACACCATGATTGAGGAGATGCAGAAAATCAAGGGCGTCCATGTCCTCAATCAGACCAGCATCCAGATGATGGGACAGACCATTAAAACCTCCACCACCCTGATTGAATTCAAGGAAGGCAAGGCTCCGGACGGGATTTTTGAACTGCCGGCAGACTATAAAAAGCAGTCGATGATGGGCGACATGAATTGA
- a CDS encoding GWxTD domain-containing protein, translating to MKRQSLYLLALLLAALTPVFAQNRPGPRGRDALGPDIFQIRFFCSTRPEERPAGSVDAYIRIANDALSFLKQDSSTWQARYDLELMLYSGSHDLAAYKLLRDTVTVHRFEFTNLRSNPRTHAAHFTLKPGDYTWRLKLLNAEGLPLIEREDRLKVPDFSLDKLQISDVLLADSLDCDSGLYALNLRSAFYRNSGAIGVIYELYPPAGADSVRTQLMLSDLSGRKIVERRESLKAEPVLHCCVDLGKEITKPGEYLLQLRATSGSRTLQTEQRLFLLYGHASGPSASNDLAVEQLALVAKGSTIREIMRAQGEEREQLIDAFWTKRDPTPGTPENELKDEFYLRIDFANQQFGEPVSGRPGWRTDRGRVFIQNGTPDQIEKQGGEMGMAAAEIWSYNRLNRRYLFVDRLNNGEFRLLKIE from the coding sequence ATGAAACGCCAATCCCTCTATCTGCTGGCCCTGCTTCTCGCCGCTTTGACCCCGGTCTTTGCCCAGAACCGGCCGGGGCCGCGCGGCCGGGATGCCCTGGGGCCCGATATTTTCCAGATCCGGTTTTTCTGCTCGACCCGCCCCGAAGAACGCCCGGCCGGTAGCGTCGATGCCTATATCCGCATCGCCAACGACGCCCTCTCTTTTCTCAAACAGGATTCAAGCACCTGGCAAGCCCGCTATGATCTGGAGTTGATGCTCTACAGCGGCAGCCACGATCTGGCCGCCTATAAACTCCTCCGCGATACCGTCACCGTCCACCGTTTTGAGTTCACCAATTTGCGCAGCAATCCTCGCACCCATGCCGCGCATTTCACCCTGAAGCCCGGCGATTACACCTGGCGGCTCAAGCTGCTCAATGCCGAGGGACTGCCGCTGATCGAACGTGAAGACCGGCTGAAAGTCCCCGATTTTAGTCTGGACAAGCTGCAGATCAGTGATGTATTACTGGCCGACAGCCTGGATTGCGATTCGGGGCTCTATGCCCTCAATCTGCGCAGCGCCTTTTACCGGAACAGCGGTGCCATCGGCGTCATCTATGAACTCTATCCCCCGGCTGGCGCCGACTCGGTGCGGACGCAACTTATGCTGAGCGACCTTTCCGGTCGCAAGATCGTGGAACGGCGCGAAAGCCTCAAGGCTGAGCCGGTCCTCCATTGCTGCGTCGACCTGGGCAAGGAGATCACCAAGCCGGGGGAGTATCTCCTGCAACTCCGTGCCACGTCGGGATCGCGCACCCTACAAACCGAACAACGCCTCTTTCTGCTTTATGGCCATGCCAGCGGCCCGAGTGCCAGCAACGATCTGGCCGTCGAACAGCTCGCCCTGGTTGCCAAGGGGAGCACCATCCGGGAGATCATGCGGGCGCAAGGGGAGGAACGCGAACAGCTGATTGATGCCTTCTGGACCAAGCGGGACCCGACGCCGGGTACTCCGGAAAACGAACTGAAGGACGAATTCTACCTCCGCATTGATTTTGCCAATCAGCAATTCGGCGAGCCGGTCAGCGGCCGTCCGGGGTGGCGTACCGACCGGGGCCGTGTTTTCATCCAGAACGGAACCCCAGACCAGATCGAGAAGCAGGGCGGCGAGATGGGCATGGCCGCTGCGGAGATCTGGAGCTACAACCGCCTCAACCGCCGCTATCTCTTTGTGGACCGCTTGAACAACGGCGAATTCCGGCTTTTAAAAATAGAGTGA
- a CDS encoding bifunctional homocysteine S-methyltransferase/methylenetetrahydrofolate reductase translates to MPLEPFRDRLRKAILVCDGATGTMLYRRGISINRCFEELNLSAPDLVLDLHRTYAAARADLLETNTFGANRLKLKTYGLEEQTTAINRRGVELARQAAGDALYVAGSIGPTGVKAAQLGTRSETELMALFGEQADALAAAGADLFILETFQDLDEIVLAIRAVRAVSSLPVIAQMTYDEEGKTTRGVEPETVVERLLAEGADVIGANCSVGPQAMLEVIQRLARAGAPFISAQPNAGLPRLVEGRLLYMSTPEYHAEFARRFITAGANIVGGCCGTTPEHIQAIASAVRALQPRREAAAVALKPGREITIQPVPRPEKSALAARLDHKFVVSVEVLSPRGTDVSTVLAGVRKLAGFGIDAVNIPDGPRASSRMAPSALAQLIERSLPIETILHYCCRDRNLLGMQSDLLGHHALGLRNILIITGDPPKLGDYPNATAVFDVDSIGLTRMVHGLNQGFDLAGNPIGAPTAWHIGVGANPGALDLDLELARLEQKAAAGAEYILTQPVFDPRQLEAFFRRSESLQLPILAGVMPLMSYRTVEYLNNEVPGVVVPEAIARRFAAASDSASAKKAGIEIAQSSIRELHQFPQVKGLYLMPPFTKDKYDIAIEVLQVL, encoded by the coding sequence GTGCCACTGGAACCCTTTCGCGACCGGCTCCGCAAGGCCATCCTGGTTTGCGATGGCGCCACGGGGACCATGCTTTACCGGCGGGGCATCTCGATCAACCGCTGTTTCGAGGAGCTAAATCTCTCTGCGCCGGATCTGGTGCTCGATCTCCATCGCACCTATGCAGCAGCGCGGGCGGATCTCCTCGAAACCAACACCTTTGGTGCCAACCGGCTCAAATTGAAGACCTATGGTCTCGAAGAGCAAACCACGGCCATCAACCGCCGCGGTGTCGAGCTGGCGCGCCAGGCCGCGGGTGATGCGCTCTACGTGGCAGGTTCGATCGGGCCAACCGGTGTCAAGGCGGCCCAGCTCGGCACTCGTAGCGAAACGGAACTGATGGCGCTCTTTGGCGAGCAGGCGGATGCCCTGGCCGCAGCCGGCGCCGATCTCTTCATCCTCGAAACCTTTCAGGATCTCGACGAGATCGTTCTCGCAATACGTGCGGTACGCGCGGTCAGTTCGCTTCCGGTCATCGCGCAGATGACCTATGATGAGGAGGGTAAGACCACCCGCGGCGTCGAACCCGAGACCGTGGTGGAGCGGCTGCTTGCCGAGGGCGCTGACGTGATTGGCGCCAACTGCTCCGTAGGGCCGCAAGCCATGCTCGAGGTCATCCAGCGCCTGGCCCGAGCGGGAGCGCCTTTCATCTCCGCGCAGCCCAATGCAGGTCTGCCGCGGCTCGTCGAGGGGCGGCTTCTTTACATGTCCACCCCCGAATATCATGCCGAATTCGCTCGCCGTTTCATTACCGCCGGCGCCAATATCGTCGGCGGCTGTTGCGGCACGACGCCCGAGCATATCCAGGCCATCGCCAGTGCGGTACGCGCACTGCAGCCGCGCCGTGAGGCGGCTGCGGTTGCACTCAAGCCGGGCCGGGAGATCACCATACAGCCGGTTCCGCGCCCCGAGAAATCAGCCCTGGCTGCGCGCCTCGACCATAAATTCGTCGTCTCCGTCGAGGTCCTCAGCCCACGCGGCACCGATGTCAGCACGGTGCTGGCCGGTGTGCGCAAGCTGGCCGGTTTTGGTATCGATGCGGTCAACATCCCGGATGGCCCGCGCGCCTCTTCGCGGATGGCCCCAAGCGCCCTGGCGCAGCTGATCGAGCGCTCGCTCCCCATCGAAACCATCCTGCATTACTGCTGCCGCGACCGTAATCTGCTGGGCATGCAATCCGACCTGCTAGGCCATCATGCCTTGGGACTGCGCAACATTCTCATCATCACCGGGGATCCACCCAAGCTCGGCGATTATCCCAACGCCACAGCAGTTTTTGACGTCGATTCGATCGGACTGACTCGGATGGTTCACGGCCTGAATCAGGGCTTCGATCTTGCCGGCAATCCGATCGGCGCGCCGACCGCATGGCACATCGGCGTGGGAGCCAACCCCGGGGCTCTGGACCTGGATCTGGAACTGGCCCGGCTGGAACAGAAGGCGGCTGCCGGCGCCGAATATATCCTCACCCAGCCGGTCTTCGATCCGCGCCAACTCGAGGCCTTTTTTCGGCGGAGCGAGTCCCTGCAGCTCCCCATCCTGGCCGGGGTCATGCCGCTCATGAGCTACCGCACGGTGGAGTACCTCAACAACGAAGTCCCGGGCGTGGTCGTGCCCGAAGCGATCGCCCGCCGCTTCGCGGCGGCAAGCGACAGCGCTTCGGCCAAAAAGGCCGGCATCGAAATCGCTCAATCCAGCATCCGCGAACTGCACCAGTTCCCCCAGGTGAAGGGGCTCTATCTGATGCCGCCCTTCACCAAAGACAAGTATGATATTGCCATCGAAGTTTTACAGGTCCTTTAA
- a CDS encoding BamA/TamA family outer membrane protein, translated as MKRILLALCLGLTVLSSVASAQYFGKNKVQYTNFKWQYVQSEHFNVYFTEGGDKIATFVLETAEDSYRHLQHSFRYQLTDRIKIILHNSHNDFEQTNIDLSEPEESVGGFTEFFKNRVVIPYDGEWEAFRHVIHHELTHAVMLQMLYGSGAQSIITGITQMQVPLWFIEGLAEYESRGWDIESDMFMRDATVNGYVPEIPYLNAFLAYKGGQSVWNYLIERYGQEKVGEILGKVKVNKNFERGMQQAIGLKMEDLTKRWHRYLKRKYWPDVENRSEPEEIATRLTDHRKDGSFVNTSPALSNRGDKLVYKSDKSDYFDIYLMSAIDGRVLKRLVKGQRAGNLEELQWLKGPGMSWSPGDKKIVFTASAGGRDAIYIVNVKKGKIEKSIKLDLDGVFNPSWSPKGDEIAFTGLKNGQSDIYLYNLQTRELRNLTRDIFSDVEPSWAPDGRTLLFSSDRGDRAAATLPADFNPRDLDMKNYDIYEITVADGAVRRVVESPFSERVPVFAPDGKSIAFSSDRQGVNNIWLKNLESSEEWPITNVLTGAFQPSWGGSSDRLVFTSFYFAGYDLYLLKNPLEIKPGSIVVPETKFVEQKRKGIRDTFEEEPPALTPGPALVQTEETRQYRDFVFDNKFAEGDLVSQVNKRKVFLDSTDYIMPTGQYKVNKYKVELTPDLIYGGVGYSQFYGTQGMTTIMLSDVLGNHRLDIGLGLYGDFRNADYALTYYYLPHKLDIGAGLYHNAYYYYSDYTGYVRDRNYGLSLLLSNPFNRFERLSYGVTAMGINRTYMEIPDDITDQLINLGYLSPRDRFFLMNNLTYTRDTSVWGNTGPVNGTGMALGVTYSPGLGKNGIDFATVRLDYRRYMRLMRNYTFATRLATGFSEGRNKQKFFLGGLPNWLNYGFFNGIRVQHIEDIYFASFEMPMRGADYYTLEGNRFALVNFEFRFPLIHQAIIGFPLPIALGNIGGALFTDMGMAWDKGESIKPLVKAPNGLFKTRDMFASIGFGVRMNIGFALLRYDLAWPTNFYNTAKSPRALWSLGADF; from the coding sequence ATGAAACGTATCCTCCTTGCTCTCTGCCTGGGGCTGACCGTCCTGAGCAGCGTCGCCAGCGCACAATATTTCGGCAAAAACAAGGTGCAGTACACCAACTTCAAGTGGCAGTACGTACAATCCGAGCATTTTAATGTGTATTTCACTGAAGGGGGCGACAAGATCGCCACCTTCGTCCTGGAGACCGCCGAGGACAGCTACCGCCATCTCCAGCACTCCTTCCGTTACCAGCTGACGGATCGCATCAAAATCATCCTCCACAACAGCCACAACGATTTTGAACAAACCAATATCGATCTCTCCGAACCCGAAGAATCCGTGGGCGGTTTCACCGAGTTCTTCAAGAACCGGGTGGTCATCCCCTACGACGGCGAATGGGAAGCTTTCCGCCATGTTATCCATCACGAGTTGACGCATGCGGTCATGCTGCAGATGCTCTACGGTTCGGGCGCCCAGTCGATCATCACCGGGATCACCCAGATGCAGGTGCCGCTCTGGTTCATTGAGGGGCTGGCCGAATACGAAAGCCGCGGCTGGGACATCGAGAGCGACATGTTCATGCGTGATGCAACCGTCAACGGCTATGTCCCCGAAATCCCCTATCTCAACGCCTTTCTTGCCTATAAGGGTGGACAGTCGGTTTGGAATTACCTGATCGAACGCTACGGCCAGGAGAAGGTCGGCGAGATCCTCGGCAAAGTTAAGGTGAACAAGAACTTCGAACGTGGCATGCAGCAGGCCATCGGTCTCAAGATGGAAGACCTCACCAAGCGCTGGCATCGCTATCTCAAACGCAAATACTGGCCCGATGTCGAGAACCGCAGCGAACCCGAAGAAATCGCCACCCGCCTCACCGATCACCGTAAGGATGGCAGCTTTGTCAACACCAGCCCAGCCTTGAGCAACCGCGGCGACAAACTCGTCTACAAATCGGATAAGAGCGACTATTTCGATATCTATCTGATGAGCGCCATCGATGGCCGAGTGTTGAAGCGCCTGGTCAAAGGCCAGCGCGCCGGCAACCTCGAAGAGCTGCAGTGGCTCAAGGGTCCCGGCATGAGCTGGAGTCCGGGCGACAAAAAGATCGTCTTCACCGCCAGCGCCGGCGGCCGGGATGCTATCTATATCGTCAATGTCAAAAAAGGCAAGATTGAAAAGAGCATCAAACTCGATCTCGACGGGGTCTTCAACCCCAGTTGGAGTCCAAAGGGCGACGAGATCGCCTTCACCGGCCTGAAGAATGGGCAGAGCGACATCTATCTCTACAACCTCCAAACCCGGGAGTTGCGCAATCTCACCCGGGATATCTTCAGCGATGTCGAACCGAGCTGGGCGCCGGACGGCCGGACGCTGCTCTTCTCCAGTGACCGCGGCGACCGCGCTGCCGCCACCCTGCCGGCGGATTTCAATCCCCGCGATCTCGACATGAAGAACTATGACATCTACGAGATCACCGTCGCGGACGGAGCGGTCCGGCGCGTCGTCGAGAGCCCGTTCAGCGAACGGGTGCCGGTCTTCGCCCCTGACGGCAAGAGTATCGCCTTTTCCAGCGACCGCCAGGGAGTGAACAACATCTGGCTGAAAAATCTTGAGAGCAGCGAAGAGTGGCCGATCACCAATGTCCTCACCGGCGCATTCCAACCCTCCTGGGGCGGCAGCTCCGACCGCCTGGTCTTCACCTCCTTCTACTTTGCCGGCTATGACCTCTACCTGCTCAAGAATCCCCTCGAGATCAAACCCGGCAGCATCGTGGTGCCGGAGACCAAGTTTGTCGAGCAGAAACGCAAGGGCATCCGGGATACCTTCGAGGAGGAGCCCCCGGCCCTGACCCCCGGCCCGGCCCTTGTGCAGACGGAGGAGACCCGGCAATACCGCGACTTTGTCTTTGACAATAAATTCGCCGAGGGTGATCTGGTCTCCCAGGTCAACAAGCGCAAGGTCTTCCTCGATTCAACCGACTACATCATGCCCACCGGCCAGTACAAGGTCAACAAGTACAAGGTGGAACTGACCCCCGACCTCATTTATGGCGGCGTCGGGTACAGCCAGTTCTATGGCACCCAGGGGATGACCACCATCATGCTCTCGGATGTCCTGGGCAACCATCGCCTGGATATCGGCCTCGGCCTCTATGGGGATTTTCGCAATGCCGATTACGCCCTCACCTACTACTACTTGCCGCACAAGCTCGACATCGGCGCCGGTCTCTACCACAACGCCTATTATTACTACTCCGACTATACCGGCTACGTCCGCGACCGCAATTATGGCCTGAGCCTGCTGCTGAGCAACCCCTTTAACCGTTTCGAGCGGCTCAGTTACGGTGTGACCGCCATGGGCATCAACCGGACCTATATGGAAATTCCCGACGATATCACCGACCAGCTGATCAACCTGGGCTACCTCTCGCCGCGCGACCGCTTCTTCCTCATGAATAATCTCACCTATACGCGCGATACCAGCGTCTGGGGCAACACCGGCCCGGTCAACGGCACCGGCATGGCGCTCGGTGTCACCTATAGCCCCGGTCTCGGCAAGAATGGCATCGATTTCGCTACGGTGCGGCTGGACTATCGCCGCTATATGCGCCTGATGCGCAATTACACCTTCGCCACCCGCCTGGCCACCGGCTTCAGTGAAGGACGCAACAAGCAGAAATTCTTCCTCGGCGGCTTGCCTAACTGGCTCAACTATGGATTTTTCAATGGCATCCGCGTCCAGCACATCGAGGATATCTATTTTGCCTCCTTTGAAATGCCCATGCGCGGGGCGGATTATTACACCCTGGAAGGCAACCGTTTCGCCCTGGTTAATTTCGAATTCCGCTTCCCGTTGATCCATCAAGCGATCATCGGCTTCCCCCTGCCCATCGCCCTGGGAAATATTGGCGGTGCCCTCTTCACCGACATGGGGATGGCCTGGGACAAAGGGGAGTCGATCAAGCCACTCGTCAAGGCGCCCAATGGCCTCTTCAAAACCCGGGACATGTTTGCCAGCATCGGATTCGGGGTACGCATGAATATCGGCTTTGCCTTGCTGCGCTACGATCTGGCCTGGCCGACCAATTTCTACAATACCGCGAAATCGCCGCGGGCCCTCTGGTCACTCGGCGCCGACTTTTAG
- a CDS encoding aldose 1-epimerase family protein has protein sequence MATLFGRTYSRQELLRHVGDIAQIASVRPVELVNGAERGIRALEFRTGSGLCFTLLQDRAMDIYDAAFNGIPLYWQAPAGPVAPAFFDPHDIGWLYSMGGGLLTTCGLTHVGPAEVDEEIEEELGMHGRIGNLPARNVGFGAEWDGDEYLLWATGEVRESSLYGPNLLLRRSIHTRIGQSRIWIKDVVVNEGFAPAPLMFLYQCNAGFPVVAPGSELRAVIDNIEPRDELSAAGVEGFDQCEAPTAQTEEQYFYIDHDADARGAVNVALINPKFNEGQGIGLYLNYPKAELPHYTHWKMTGEGTYVIGLHPGNCLPEGRSSARQNGRLQLLDPGKSAAFHLEIGVLATPQDRAEFEARLQAAE, from the coding sequence GTGGCAACTTTATTCGGTCGTACTTATTCGCGCCAGGAACTGCTGCGTCATGTCGGCGATATCGCCCAGATCGCCTCGGTTCGTCCCGTAGAGCTGGTCAATGGTGCCGAGCGCGGTATCCGCGCCCTGGAATTCAGGACCGGTTCCGGGCTTTGTTTCACGCTGCTTCAGGACCGCGCCATGGACATCTATGACGCCGCTTTCAATGGTATCCCTTTGTACTGGCAAGCCCCCGCTGGCCCGGTCGCTCCCGCCTTTTTCGACCCCCACGACATCGGCTGGCTCTATTCCATGGGCGGCGGCCTGCTCACCACCTGCGGCCTCACCCATGTCGGTCCCGCGGAAGTCGACGAGGAAATCGAGGAGGAACTCGGTATGCATGGCCGCATCGGCAACCTGCCGGCGAGGAATGTCGGCTTTGGCGCGGAATGGGACGGCGATGAATATCTGCTTTGGGCTACCGGCGAGGTCCGCGAATCCAGCCTCTATGGCCCTAATTTGCTTCTCCGCCGCAGCATTCACACCCGTATCGGCCAATCCCGGATCTGGATCAAGGATGTGGTGGTTAACGAAGGCTTTGCGCCCGCGCCGCTGATGTTCCTCTACCAATGCAACGCTGGTTTCCCGGTGGTGGCCCCGGGTAGCGAGCTGCGCGCGGTCATCGATAACATCGAACCCCGCGACGAACTCTCCGCAGCGGGTGTGGAGGGGTTTGACCAGTGCGAAGCACCCACCGCCCAGACGGAAGAACAGTATTTTTACATCGACCATGATGCGGACGCCCGAGGAGCGGTTAATGTCGCCCTGATCAATCCGAAATTCAACGAAGGTCAGGGGATCGGGCTCTATTTAAATTATCCCAAGGCTGAACTTCCCCATTATACCCACTGGAAAATGACCGGCGAAGGCACCTATGTCATCGGCTTACACCCTGGCAACTGTCTGCCGGAGGGACGCAGCAGTGCCCGGCAAAATGGCCGACTCCAGCTGCTCGATCCAGGTAAAAGTGCTGCCTTCCATCTCGAAATCGGTGTGCTCGCTACACCGCAGGATCGTGCCGAGTTCGAAGCGCGGCTTCAGGCTGCAGAATAG
- a CDS encoding GNAT family N-acetyltransferase, with product MITVRPMVSQDREVLYEVLQKTGVFSVQAINLAMELVDAYLFNAGQEEYRVVVGEAEQGEAVVFACYGPVAGTEGTWRLHFLVVTPAHQHHGTGTEMLTWLEARMRGEGARLVIIEITSEAKYAAFTRFFTERAYKQAGRIRNYFCSGEDMLFYIKHFNPPVD from the coding sequence ATGATCACCGTCCGCCCCATGGTGTCTCAAGATCGCGAAGTGCTGTACGAGGTACTGCAGAAGACCGGTGTCTTCAGCGTGCAGGCGATCAATCTCGCCATGGAACTCGTCGATGCCTACCTCTTCAATGCCGGCCAGGAGGAGTACCGGGTTGTCGTCGGAGAGGCGGAGCAGGGCGAAGCGGTGGTTTTTGCTTGCTACGGGCCGGTAGCCGGCACCGAAGGGACCTGGCGGCTCCATTTTCTGGTCGTCACCCCGGCGCATCAGCACCATGGGACCGGCACCGAGATGCTGACCTGGCTCGAAGCCCGGATGCGGGGAGAGGGGGCGCGGCTTGTAATCATCGAGATCACTTCAGAGGCCAAATACGCGGCGTTCACCCGTTTTTTCACCGAACGGGCGTACAAGCAAGCCGGCCGCATCCGTAACTATTTCTGCAGCGGCGAAGATATGCTCTTTTATATCAAGCATTTCAATCCCCCCGTTGACTGA
- a CDS encoding sigma-54 dependent transcriptional regulator, protein MIPVKILLVDDETDTLQALQLGLEDEAYSILTASSRNEGLQRIKSEEFDIVITDLKLKDGSGLDLLEYLQEQQPQVPVIIMTAYGSIESTKVALRSGAYDYLAKPFSLADLKRILAKLVEVITLRKENERLKLLLGRSSDAPVIIGNSPALKAVLEVVSQVAPSRSTVLLTGETGTGKEVIATAIHRQSPRADKPLVKINCGAIPENLLEAELFGYERGAFTGAMKQKPGKVELANQGSLFLDEIGDLAPAMQVKLLRFLQSGEYERLGGTAALKADVRIIAATNRNLEEQVAKALFREDLYYRLNVITITLPPLRDRASDIKPLAYYFMQKYNEINSKTIEKIDEQVLAQMMTYPWRGNVRELENMMERAVVLAKGNELKMSHFPSLIAGMEGLEVSLGPLAGSSLAEIEKRAIEQTLRYCNYDKQKSAMLLQIGLATLYRKIKEYQIEEG, encoded by the coding sequence ATGATCCCTGTTAAAATCCTGCTCGTCGATGACGAAACCGATACGCTGCAGGCGCTCCAGCTGGGGCTGGAGGATGAAGCCTATTCCATCCTCACCGCCTCCTCCCGCAATGAAGGTTTGCAGCGCATCAAGTCGGAGGAATTCGACATCGTCATCACCGACCTCAAGCTGAAGGATGGCTCGGGGCTGGATCTGCTGGAGTATCTCCAGGAGCAGCAGCCGCAGGTTCCGGTCATCATCATGACCGCCTACGGGTCGATCGAATCGACCAAAGTTGCCTTGCGCAGCGGCGCCTATGATTATCTGGCCAAGCCCTTCAGCCTGGCCGATCTCAAGCGGATCCTGGCCAAGCTGGTGGAGGTCATCACCCTGCGTAAGGAGAATGAACGACTGAAGCTGCTGCTCGGCCGCAGCAGTGATGCGCCGGTTATCATCGGCAACAGCCCAGCCCTGAAAGCGGTCCTCGAAGTGGTCAGCCAGGTGGCGCCCTCGCGCAGCACGGTTTTGCTGACTGGAGAAACCGGCACAGGCAAGGAGGTGATCGCCACAGCGATCCATCGTCAGAGCCCGCGCGCCGATAAACCGCTGGTCAAAATCAACTGCGGCGCTATCCCTGAAAATCTGCTGGAAGCCGAACTCTTTGGCTATGAGCGCGGAGCCTTTACGGGCGCGATGAAACAGAAACCCGGCAAGGTGGAGCTGGCCAACCAGGGATCGCTTTTTCTCGATGAAATCGGCGATCTGGCCCCGGCTATGCAGGTCAAGCTGCTGCGTTTCCTACAAAGCGGCGAATACGAACGGCTCGGCGGCACCGCGGCCCTCAAGGCGGATGTCCGGATCATCGCCGCCACCAACCGCAACCTCGAGGAGCAGGTCGCCAAGGCGCTCTTCCGCGAGGATCTCTATTACCGCCTCAATGTCATCACCATCACGCTGCCACCGCTGCGGGACCGGGCCTCGGATATCAAACCCCTGGCCTATTATTTTATGCAGAAATACAACGAGATCAACAGCAAAACGATCGAAAAGATCGATGAGCAGGTTCTGGCGCAGATGATGACCTATCCATGGCGCGGCAACGTACGCGAGTTGGAGAACATGATGGAACGGGCGGTGGTCCTCGCCAAGGGCAACGAACTCAAGATGAGCCATTTCCCCTCCCTGATCGCCGGCATGGAGGGCTTGGAGGTCTCACTGGGACCGCTGGCGGGCAGTTCGCTGGCGGAGATTGAAAAACGGGCCATCGAGCAGACCCTGCGATACTGTAACTACGACAAGCAGAAAAGCGCCATGCTCCTGCAGATCGGTCTGGCCACGCTCTACCGCAAGATCAAGGAGTACCAGATCGAAGAGGGCTAG